In one Cystobacter fuscus DSM 2262 genomic region, the following are encoded:
- a CDS encoding MFS transporter, with the protein MTSVAASPPADSSALRIPGYRTFLITFMLAMMADNIEHVISYWVAFQKFHSAALGGFAVVSHWLPFLMFSVPVGALNDRFDSRRLIQAGMVLFITASVGWGYFFVTDSLQLWHAMVLLTIHGCAGVLWSTSSQMLLYDIVGAGYLTSAVRLNATARYLGVLVGPGVGSLIMKTLGPTQGIFVNVLFYLPLLLWLMSAPYGRHFRGMTAGPKRAVRGLADIVQTIRDVRELPMVAAMILLAGAASFFIGNSYHAQMPGFAHDLGHGDPGTAYTLLLAADAAGALLAGILLETRGTWLPTEAASAMKLALLWGCSLFTFAFMRSYPAAIAVLFLAGFFELSFSSMTQALVQLNAPDAIRGRVLGLFSMSASGLRAFSGVTVGLLGSVTNTHASLAVSALAFVVVAGLLFLRGRQQGA; encoded by the coding sequence ATGACCTCTGTCGCGGCCTCCCCCCCTGCGGATTCGAGCGCGCTCCGCATCCCTGGATACCGGACCTTCCTCATCACGTTCATGTTGGCGATGATGGCCGACAACATCGAGCACGTGATCAGCTACTGGGTGGCGTTCCAGAAGTTCCACTCGGCGGCGCTGGGCGGGTTCGCGGTGGTGTCCCACTGGCTGCCCTTCTTGATGTTCTCGGTGCCGGTGGGGGCGCTCAATGACCGGTTCGACTCCCGGCGTCTCATCCAGGCCGGGATGGTGCTCTTCATCACCGCCTCCGTGGGATGGGGATACTTCTTCGTCACGGACTCCTTGCAGCTATGGCACGCGATGGTCCTGCTCACGATTCACGGCTGCGCGGGGGTGCTCTGGAGCACCTCCAGCCAGATGTTGCTCTACGACATCGTGGGCGCGGGCTACCTGACCAGCGCGGTCCGCCTGAACGCGACGGCTCGTTATCTTGGGGTCCTGGTGGGCCCCGGCGTGGGCAGCCTCATCATGAAGACGCTGGGGCCCACCCAAGGCATCTTCGTCAATGTCTTGTTCTATCTGCCCCTGCTGCTCTGGCTCATGAGCGCACCCTATGGCCGGCACTTTCGCGGGATGACGGCGGGCCCCAAGCGGGCCGTCCGGGGCCTCGCCGACATCGTCCAGACCATCCGCGACGTGCGTGAGCTGCCCATGGTCGCGGCCATGATCCTGCTGGCGGGGGCGGCCTCCTTCTTCATCGGCAACAGCTACCATGCGCAGATGCCGGGCTTCGCCCATGATCTGGGCCATGGAGACCCCGGCACGGCCTATACGCTCCTGCTGGCGGCGGATGCGGCCGGTGCCCTGCTCGCGGGCATCCTGCTCGAGACACGCGGGACCTGGCTGCCGACGGAGGCCGCTTCCGCGATGAAGCTTGCCTTGCTCTGGGGCTGCTCGCTCTTCACGTTCGCGTTCATGCGCTCGTATCCGGCGGCGATCGCCGTGCTGTTCCTGGCCGGGTTCTTCGAGTTGTCCTTCAGCAGCATGACCCAGGCGCTCGTGCAGCTGAATGCGCCGGACGCCATCCGAGGCCGCGTCCTGGGGCTCTTCAGCATGTCGGCCTCCGGCCTGCGGGCGTTCAGCGGCGTGACCGTGGGGCTGTTGGGGAGCGTGACCAACACCCACGCGTCGCTCGCCGTGTCCGCCCTGGCCTTCGTGGTGGTGGCCGGCCTGCTGTTCCTCCGCGGACGCCAGCAGGGCGCATAG
- a CDS encoding fatty acid desaturase family protein produces MSRATTNFDPASVDVEGLLADIRALRAEIDASIGEADYLHLRRIERWGRTATVLGLATCWLLPNPLSIAALSIGRSSRWMVMHHVGHRCYDRVPGTPVERTSKEFAKGKRRFLDWFDWMLPEAWVFEHNVLHHSHTGEDGDPDVHERNAEGFMRSTGLPLALRYLRLVLLASTWRASYYAPTTLASFRRKRRPDGPLTREEWREVLLRGYAPYIAWNFVLLPALFLPLGTWAAFSALCNSLLAEILSNLHTFMVGGPNHTGEDLYRFDSAPGGKGERYVQQVIGTTNYHTGGDLNDYLHLWLNYQIEHHIFPDLPMLQYQRVQPKVLALCQKYGIPYVQESVWTRLRKMVDVAVDKSTMRRLAPREAAMEPGSRSDVA; encoded by the coding sequence GTGTCCCGCGCCACCACCAACTTCGATCCCGCGTCCGTGGACGTGGAGGGCCTGCTGGCCGACATTCGCGCACTGCGCGCCGAGATCGACGCCTCCATCGGTGAGGCGGACTATCTCCACCTGCGGCGCATCGAGCGCTGGGGCCGCACGGCCACGGTGCTCGGCCTGGCCACGTGCTGGCTGCTGCCCAACCCGCTGAGCATCGCGGCGTTGAGCATTGGCCGCTCCTCACGATGGATGGTGATGCACCATGTGGGGCACCGCTGCTACGACCGCGTCCCAGGCACCCCCGTCGAGCGCACGAGCAAGGAGTTCGCCAAGGGCAAACGCCGCTTCCTCGACTGGTTCGACTGGATGCTCCCCGAAGCCTGGGTGTTCGAGCACAATGTGCTCCACCACTCGCACACCGGCGAGGACGGGGATCCGGACGTGCACGAGCGCAACGCCGAGGGCTTCATGCGAAGCACCGGGCTTCCTCTCGCGCTGCGCTACCTCCGACTCGTGCTGCTCGCGAGCACCTGGCGGGCCAGCTACTACGCGCCAACGACACTGGCCTCGTTCCGGCGCAAGCGCCGCCCGGACGGCCCGCTCACCCGCGAGGAGTGGCGCGAGGTGCTGCTGCGCGGCTACGCGCCCTACATCGCCTGGAATTTCGTCCTGCTGCCCGCGCTCTTCCTGCCGCTGGGCACCTGGGCCGCCTTCAGCGCCCTGTGCAACTCGCTCCTGGCAGAGATCCTCTCCAACCTGCACACCTTCATGGTGGGGGGACCCAACCACACCGGCGAGGACCTGTACCGCTTCGACTCCGCGCCCGGGGGCAAGGGCGAGCGCTACGTCCAGCAGGTGATTGGCACCACCAACTACCACACCGGGGGAGATCTGAACGACTACCTCCACCTGTGGCTCAACTATCAGATCGAGCACCACATCTTCCCGGACCTGCCGATGCTCCAGTACCAGCGGGTGCAGCCGAAGGTGCTCGCGCTGTGCCAGAAGTACGGCATCCCCTATGTGCAGGAGAGTGTCTGGACGCGCTTGCGGAAGATGGTGGACGTCGCGGTGGACAAGAGCACCATGCGGAGGCTTGCCCCCCGTGAGGCGGCCATGGAGCCCGGTTCGCGCTCCGATGTGGCATGA
- a CDS encoding class I SAM-dependent methyltransferase, with protein sequence MEAKKIRLTREKETYLATLYGKAMDAAAENSILGDRFAADATARIDYDFKALKLPKGGEVTLPMRAWHFDQWTRAFLSANPESTVLHLGCGLDTRVYRIDPGPKVRWFDVDLPDVIALREQLYPEREGYRRIGASVTELSWLDAIPGDTPVLVVAEGLVMYLHEKDGTALFRRITDQFPGGQLAFDGYSGAMVRLVSRLATVRGAKVELVWGVDDPHELEKQVPKLHLAEDVEFLTMPRLVERLSRNWFSGAMYGVMGRLPFYRHLIRHLRYAF encoded by the coding sequence ATGGAAGCGAAGAAGATTCGTCTGACCAGGGAAAAAGAGACGTACCTCGCCACGCTGTATGGCAAGGCGATGGATGCTGCGGCCGAAAACTCAATCCTCGGCGACCGATTCGCGGCGGACGCCACGGCGCGCATCGACTACGACTTCAAGGCGTTGAAGCTCCCGAAGGGAGGCGAGGTCACCCTGCCGATGCGGGCCTGGCACTTCGACCAGTGGACGCGAGCGTTCCTCTCCGCGAACCCCGAGTCGACGGTCCTGCACCTTGGCTGCGGCCTCGACACCCGCGTGTACCGGATCGACCCGGGGCCGAAGGTCCGCTGGTTCGACGTCGACCTTCCCGACGTCATCGCCTTGCGCGAGCAGTTGTATCCGGAGCGCGAGGGCTATCGCCGGATTGGCGCCTCGGTGACCGAGCTCTCCTGGCTCGACGCGATCCCTGGAGACACGCCCGTTCTCGTCGTCGCCGAGGGATTGGTGATGTACCTGCACGAGAAGGACGGGACGGCGTTGTTCCGGCGGATCACCGATCAGTTTCCGGGCGGGCAGCTCGCGTTCGACGGCTACAGCGGAGCGATGGTGCGCCTGGTCTCCCGCCTCGCGACGGTGCGCGGCGCGAAGGTCGAGCTCGTCTGGGGAGTCGACGATCCGCACGAACTCGAGAAGCAGGTCCCGAAGCTTCACCTCGCCGAGGACGTCGAGTTCCTGACGATGCCCAGGCTGGTCGAACGGCTGTCCAGGAACTGGTTCTCCGGGGCGATGTACGGGGTCATGGGCCGACTGCCGTTCTATCGGCACCTGATCCGTCACCTGCGCTATGCGTTCTAG
- a CDS encoding TetR/AcrR family transcriptional regulator, whose amino-acid sequence MTEVDDARARILEKAEQCFLAHGYSRVTMDDIATELRMSKKTLYRHFSSKEELGEAAIVALFTRIGEELRAILEDERRDFGERLEAFARTVAGHYGRGAAVLRDLQRDAPALWQKLLELRRQSVQERFGAFVAAGVKAGALRSDMEPRLVILMVLTLVDQLIRPDVLAELEMTAEQLFPRMLGVVLDGIRTKPGGPPPPANKPRGTRA is encoded by the coding sequence ATGACGGAAGTGGACGATGCGCGCGCGCGCATCCTGGAGAAGGCCGAGCAGTGCTTCCTCGCCCACGGCTACTCGCGCGTGACGATGGATGACATCGCCACCGAGCTGCGGATGAGCAAGAAGACGCTCTACCGGCACTTCTCCAGCAAGGAGGAGCTGGGCGAGGCGGCCATCGTGGCCCTCTTCACCCGCATCGGCGAGGAGCTGCGGGCCATTCTCGAGGACGAGCGGCGGGACTTCGGCGAGCGGCTGGAGGCCTTCGCGCGAACGGTGGCGGGCCACTACGGACGCGGGGCCGCGGTGCTCCGGGACCTGCAGCGAGACGCCCCCGCGCTCTGGCAGAAGCTGCTGGAGCTGCGACGCCAATCGGTCCAGGAGCGCTTCGGTGCGTTCGTCGCCGCGGGGGTGAAGGCGGGTGCGCTGCGCTCGGACATGGAGCCCCGGCTCGTCATCCTCATGGTGCTCACCCTGGTGGACCAGCTCATACGGCCCGACGTGCTGGCCGAGCTGGAAATGACGGCGGAGCAGCTCTTCCCCCGCATGCTGGGCGTGGTGCTCGATGGCATCCGCACGAAGCCTGGGGGCCCTCCTCCCCCGGCGAACAAACCGCGCGGCACACGGGCCTGA
- a CDS encoding cytochrome P450, which yields MTTPQLPSGPRITPVQTFRFLRDATGFFLDCRARYGDPFTVPLPVGNVVITGDPEGIRDIFSADPALFEPLGQLPLAPAVGDHSLLLIAGQRHKRERKLLMPPFHGERMRAYGQLMRDITLRAVETLRPGGPLRAQELTQSISLEVIIRAVFGIEEPERMRRYREVLAGYMESYTPLLMLAVPLRRSFGGLGPWARFQRHVTELDQLLTEELATRRGHEAGHTDILSLLLAARDEEGQPMADVELKDELRTLLIAGHETTAIGMAWALYHLHRAPGTMRRLLEELAPLGPQPEPEALVKLPYLTAVCDEALRLHPVVPVVSRRTLAPFTLRGRELPPGTGVMAAICLAHVDPVLYPEPEHFRPERFLERKYSPFEYLPFGGGARRCIGAAFAQYEMRIVLGSLLAAHRFSLANGTPERPVRRNITIGPARGVEMVYEGPRQGALA from the coding sequence ATGACCACCCCACAGTTGCCGTCCGGGCCCCGCATCACTCCGGTGCAGACGTTCCGCTTCCTCCGGGACGCCACCGGCTTCTTCCTCGACTGCCGCGCGCGCTACGGGGATCCATTCACCGTGCCGCTGCCGGTGGGCAACGTGGTCATCACCGGAGACCCGGAAGGCATCCGCGACATCTTCAGCGCGGACCCGGCCCTCTTCGAGCCGCTGGGCCAGCTCCCCCTGGCCCCCGCGGTGGGAGACCACTCGCTGCTGCTGATCGCCGGGCAGCGCCACAAGCGCGAGCGCAAGCTGCTCATGCCGCCCTTCCACGGCGAGCGCATGCGCGCCTATGGGCAGCTCATGCGGGACATCACCCTGCGCGCGGTGGAGACACTGCGTCCGGGAGGCCCCCTGCGCGCCCAGGAGCTCACCCAGTCCATCTCCCTGGAAGTCATCATCCGCGCCGTCTTCGGCATCGAGGAGCCGGAGCGCATGCGGCGCTACCGCGAGGTGCTGGCGGGCTACATGGAGTCCTATACGCCGCTGCTGATGCTGGCGGTGCCGCTGCGGCGCTCCTTCGGGGGCCTGGGCCCCTGGGCCCGCTTCCAGCGCCACGTGACGGAGCTGGACCAACTGCTGACAGAGGAGCTCGCCACCCGGCGCGGGCACGAGGCGGGCCACACCGACATCCTCAGCCTGCTGCTCGCCGCGCGGGACGAGGAGGGCCAGCCCATGGCCGACGTGGAGCTGAAGGACGAGCTGCGCACCCTGCTCATCGCCGGCCACGAGACGACGGCCATCGGCATGGCCTGGGCCCTCTACCACCTGCACCGCGCCCCCGGGACGATGCGGCGGCTGCTGGAGGAGCTCGCCCCGCTGGGTCCGCAGCCCGAACCGGAGGCGCTCGTGAAGCTGCCCTACCTCACCGCGGTGTGTGACGAGGCGCTGCGCCTCCACCCCGTCGTGCCGGTGGTGAGCCGCCGCACCCTGGCCCCCTTCACCCTGCGTGGGCGCGAGCTGCCGCCCGGCACGGGTGTCATGGCCGCCATCTGCCTGGCACACGTGGACCCGGTGCTCTACCCCGAGCCCGAGCACTTCCGTCCCGAGCGCTTCCTGGAGCGCAAGTACTCGCCCTTCGAGTACCTGCCCTTTGGCGGCGGGGCTCGGCGCTGCATTGGAGCGGCCTTCGCGCAGTACGAGATGCGCATCGTCCTGGGCTCGCTGCTGGCCGCGCACCGCTTCTCGCTCGCCAACGGCACACCGGAGCGCCCGGTGCGCCGCAACATCACCATCGGCCCCGCGAGGGGCGTGGAGATGGTGTACGAAGGGCCGCGGCAGGGAGCCCTCGCATGA
- a CDS encoding DUF5953 family protein yields MTASRKSIIFGVYAPALESNDERIHSVASEPGHTPAGLRLAWSISDGGRFIPSPQRDAWLGEEAVHEELPRPRDAGAGHLVTLIGWERPAALSPSGREQFEVHAKWPLGAVDSEAAAELLERVAEGVRAYWGHATPNDMVAGMEPRVPPSGRPMLERSEDTRSPGMPWHLGWLNYWSAAAARSLGFPDPTRDADLLSRAKRTATGGWMVRLTETPLDLGNPSHIDALLRGYKRFPQMGGAPVDRAFSGAS; encoded by the coding sequence ATGACGGCCTCGCGCAAATCCATCATCTTCGGCGTCTACGCCCCCGCGCTCGAGAGCAATGACGAGCGTATTCACTCCGTTGCGTCGGAGCCGGGACACACGCCTGCTGGCTTGCGCCTGGCCTGGTCGATCTCCGACGGGGGGCGGTTCATCCCATCGCCTCAGCGCGATGCGTGGCTCGGCGAGGAGGCCGTGCACGAGGAACTTCCGAGACCTCGCGACGCGGGCGCGGGCCATCTCGTGACACTCATTGGGTGGGAACGGCCGGCGGCTCTTTCTCCAAGCGGGCGGGAGCAATTCGAAGTCCATGCGAAGTGGCCCCTGGGCGCGGTCGACAGCGAAGCGGCGGCGGAGTTGCTGGAGCGTGTGGCGGAAGGGGTCCGCGCGTACTGGGGGCATGCGACGCCGAACGACATGGTGGCGGGGATGGAGCCGCGAGTTCCTCCTTCGGGACGGCCCATGCTCGAGCGCTCGGAGGACACCCGCTCCCCTGGGATGCCATGGCACCTGGGGTGGCTGAACTATTGGTCGGCCGCCGCCGCGAGGTCCCTCGGCTTTCCGGATCCCACGCGTGACGCGGACCTTCTCTCGCGGGCGAAGCGCACCGCGACAGGCGGTTGGATGGTGCGGCTCACGGAGACGCCGCTCGATCTGGGCAATCCCTCCCACATCGACGCGCTCCTGCGCGGATACAAGCGCTTTCCACAGATGGGCGGAGCGCCTGTCGATCGCGCCTTCAGCGGCGCTTCATGA
- a CDS encoding alpha/beta hydrolase yields the protein MTTTWTRRMLANVALGLILLGALLGPGTQALAAGRGCQDNLIAVALAPGLPRNQQVFARLCLPEGPPPATVQLLVHGITYTHLHWDFPDPTGGTARYSYVNAALEAGFATLAMDRIGGGASSHPLGALVTIESNAYVVHQVVQALRAGSVRGPAGALGFSRRWCSSATPTAPSPPGTRRPTTRMSMASSSAG from the coding sequence ATGACGACGACGTGGACGCGGCGGATGCTCGCCAACGTGGCACTGGGTTTGATCCTGCTGGGAGCACTCCTCGGGCCGGGGACTCAGGCGCTCGCGGCCGGGCGGGGCTGCCAGGACAATCTCATCGCGGTGGCGCTCGCGCCCGGCCTGCCCAGGAATCAGCAGGTGTTCGCGCGCCTGTGTTTGCCCGAGGGTCCGCCGCCGGCCACGGTGCAATTGCTCGTGCACGGCATCACCTATACGCATCTGCACTGGGACTTCCCGGACCCCACGGGAGGCACCGCGCGCTACTCGTACGTGAACGCGGCGCTGGAGGCGGGCTTCGCCACCCTGGCCATGGATCGCATCGGCGGCGGGGCGAGCTCCCATCCCCTGGGCGCCCTCGTCACCATCGAGTCCAACGCCTATGTCGTCCACCAGGTCGTCCAGGCGCTGCGCGCGGGCTCGGTGCGGGGCCCCGCGGGCGCGCTCGGCTTCTCGAGAAGGTGGTGCTCGTCGGCCACTCCTACGGCTCCTTCACCGCCTGGTACGAGGCGACCGACTACCAGGATGTCGATGGCGTCATCCTCAGCGGGGTGA
- a CDS encoding alpha/beta fold hydrolase codes for MLVGHSYGSFTAWYEATDYQDVDGVILSGVSHTFQPTAPLNVLLPLRPAALEPAFFGKSHDPTYLTTVPGSRELTFHAPGKADPAVIALDERTKSTLTLTEFSLFPTVIARPLDIRVPVLLANGAGDTLFCGPTLTSGNLCSSAQTLLALEAPRLGPRVPCVEAWVLPGAGHMLNTILDAPRWFAVAQEWSTRLVGAGPGPAPGCAR; via the coding sequence GTGCTCGTCGGCCACTCCTACGGCTCCTTCACCGCCTGGTACGAGGCGACCGACTACCAGGATGTCGATGGCGTCATCCTCAGCGGGGTGAGCCATACCTTCCAGCCCACCGCCCCGTTGAATGTCCTGTTGCCCCTGCGGCCCGCCGCCCTGGAGCCGGCCTTCTTCGGCAAGAGCCATGATCCGACGTACCTGACCACCGTGCCCGGCTCTCGCGAGCTCACCTTCCATGCCCCGGGCAAGGCGGACCCCGCGGTGATCGCCCTCGACGAGCGGACCAAGAGCACGCTGACGCTCACCGAGTTCTCCCTCTTTCCCACCGTCATCGCGCGCCCGCTGGACATCCGTGTCCCGGTACTGCTCGCCAACGGCGCCGGGGACACGCTCTTCTGCGGCCCCACCCTCACCAGCGGCAACCTGTGCTCGAGCGCCCAGACGCTGCTCGCCCTCGAGGCGCCCCGGCTCGGCCCGCGGGTGCCGTGTGTGGAGGCCTGGGTGCTGCCCGGCGCGGGTCACATGCTCAACACCATTCTGGACGCACCCCGGTGGTTCGCCGTGGCCCAGGAGTGGTCGACGCGGCTCGTGGGCGCGGGTCCGGGTCCCGCGCCTGGTTGCGCGCGGTGA
- a CDS encoding serine/threonine protein kinase: MAVRHPDIGETVGDYKVVAELGAGGLGVVYKVERGGRFFALKLLLGPMDGRTKREIGILVHLENPGVVRYVGSDFWPHPAIGHPYIVMEYVPGDTLEAFALKHNPSARKCVRIILDVARTLGEVHGARVFHRDLKPTNILIRETSERPVLIDFGIASLGSAA, translated from the coding sequence ATGGCAGTGAGGCATCCCGACATCGGCGAGACGGTGGGGGATTACAAGGTCGTCGCGGAGTTGGGGGCGGGAGGCCTTGGCGTCGTGTACAAGGTCGAGCGCGGAGGCCGCTTCTTCGCGTTGAAACTGCTTCTCGGCCCCATGGATGGGAGAACCAAGCGGGAAATCGGCATCCTCGTCCACCTGGAGAACCCGGGCGTCGTGCGCTACGTGGGCTCGGACTTCTGGCCGCATCCGGCGATAGGCCATCCCTATATCGTCATGGAGTACGTACCGGGAGACACGCTGGAAGCGTTCGCGCTGAAACACAATCCTTCCGCGCGCAAGTGCGTGCGCATCATCCTTGACGTCGCCCGGACGCTGGGGGAAGTGCATGGGGCGAGGGTGTTTCATCGGGACTTGAAGCCCACCAACATCCTGATTCGCGAAACGAGCGAACGCCCGGTCCTGATTGATTTTGGTATCGCTTCTCTTGGCAGTGCGGCTTGA
- a CDS encoding ankyrin repeat domain-containing protein has protein sequence MSKELFAAITQHDTAQVKALLAGGADPNEPQSKWPGLLPLQVAINELSDGGEFDVVLALIEHGADVNAWDAEGDLTPLLVAVCENEMAAVEALVKAGAEPNVCSSEGDTPLRVCVEMGNVGMASLLLGAGATRTINDWGGLTGYTALGHAARRLDLPMIKLLLDAGADPKAPDEDGRPAHYRLPPRAESDSQTWDTAFDLLGGAKDRMPL, from the coding sequence ATGTCGAAAGAACTTTTCGCAGCGATCACGCAGCACGATACGGCCCAGGTCAAGGCGTTGCTGGCCGGGGGAGCCGATCCGAACGAGCCGCAGTCGAAGTGGCCAGGATTGCTTCCGTTGCAGGTGGCTATCAACGAACTCTCCGACGGAGGCGAGTTCGACGTGGTCCTGGCGCTCATTGAGCACGGCGCGGACGTCAACGCCTGGGACGCAGAGGGGGACTTGACCCCCTTGTTGGTGGCGGTCTGCGAAAATGAGATGGCGGCAGTCGAAGCGCTCGTGAAGGCGGGGGCCGAGCCCAACGTGTGCAGCAGCGAAGGGGACACGCCGCTGCGGGTGTGTGTGGAGATGGGCAATGTGGGCATGGCCTCTCTCCTCCTGGGCGCGGGGGCCACTCGGACAATCAACGACTGGGGCGGGCTGACCGGATACACCGCGCTTGGGCACGCGGCACGTCGGCTGGACCTTCCAATGATCAAGTTGCTTCTCGACGCGGGCGCCGATCCGAAGGCCCCGGACGAGGATGGCCGACCCGCTCACTACCGCCTGCCGCCGCGCGCTGAATCCGACTCCCAGACATGGGATACCGCGTTCGATCTGCTCGGAGGAGCGAAGGACCGCATGCCCTTGTAG
- a CDS encoding DUF6310 domain-containing protein encodes MLAERCYQALDHDRIEFHDLAGRCAVASAGAAAMGLGVCVLAAPEIVVGAVVVAGVVVVGFAIKEALEAYEKRGRPQVRPPTQPVPETQPVPEARPVPEVKPVPVAKPAPQKPSPTKRPKPEPKGPDFFPPLDPPETSERDRNRCEPIPKNYHRGGNKLHNKCADRIPNNINPGGDVFVNGKDFDALQLATRTLWEVKTDNFDTYPPELRRIVLEEQLPKLQYERALALACGFDFKVGVRSAAHKAALLKQDPTLKVVIMEWC; translated from the coding sequence GTGCTGGCGGAGCGGTGCTATCAGGCCCTCGACCATGACCGGATCGAGTTCCACGACCTCGCGGGACGATGTGCGGTGGCCTCAGCGGGCGCTGCGGCAATGGGGCTCGGGGTCTGCGTCCTCGCGGCGCCGGAGATCGTCGTGGGCGCGGTAGTCGTGGCGGGCGTGGTGGTGGTGGGATTCGCCATCAAAGAGGCCCTGGAGGCTTACGAGAAGAGGGGCCGTCCCCAGGTTCGGCCGCCTACGCAGCCGGTGCCGGAGACGCAGCCGGTGCCGGAAGCGCGGCCCGTGCCTGAAGTGAAGCCCGTGCCTGTAGCGAAGCCCGCCCCGCAGAAACCCTCGCCGACAAAAAGACCCAAGCCGGAGCCAAAGGGGCCGGATTTTTTCCCGCCTCTGGATCCACCCGAGACTTCGGAGCGAGATCGCAACAGGTGCGAGCCCATACCGAAAAATTATCACCGTGGCGGTAATAAATTGCACAACAAGTGCGCCGACAGAATTCCGAATAACATTAACCCAGGTGGGGATGTGTTCGTGAATGGGAAGGACTTCGACGCGCTGCAACTGGCCACGCGCACGCTGTGGGAGGTCAAGACCGACAACTTCGACACGTACCCGCCCGAACTTCGGAGAATTGTGCTTGAGGAACAACTGCCGAAGTTGCAGTACGAGCGCGCCCTTGCTCTGGCCTGCGGATTTGACTTCAAGGTCGGTGTGCGCAGCGCAGCACACAAAGCTGCCCTGCTCAAGCAAGACCCCACCCTCAAAGTTGTCATCATGGAGTGGTGCTGA
- a CDS encoding DUF5953 family protein, with the protein MPATQENDIGIIVYAPALVGADSRPLAVVHGMERAFPGLRLEWTISREGKLVRLPQRESWLAQGRPTGRGFRLICNGDESHRVTVSGWESPAGTSPGGQAQFEVHAALPLNATGIAAAADVLEAVAEGARAFWGRVDPDGIAVTVSEQFRHPGEDPHVPPKGLPSLKLPWELPAPEIPHYLGWLNYWSAASARAIGFPDPARDAVLLSQARRTASGGWVVQLTDAPLDLDNPAHLDALKRAYERFPEIGGRAAP; encoded by the coding sequence ATGCCTGCAACGCAAGAAAACGACATTGGTATTATCGTCTACGCGCCTGCGCTCGTAGGTGCCGACAGCCGCCCTTTGGCTGTTGTTCATGGAATGGAACGCGCGTTCCCTGGCTTACGCCTGGAGTGGACGATTTCTCGCGAGGGGAAGCTGGTCCGGCTGCCGCAGCGCGAGTCATGGCTCGCCCAAGGGAGGCCGACCGGAAGGGGGTTTCGGCTCATTTGCAATGGCGACGAGAGCCACCGGGTAACGGTGTCTGGATGGGAAAGCCCTGCGGGCACCTCGCCGGGTGGTCAGGCACAGTTTGAAGTCCATGCAGCCCTGCCGCTCAACGCAACCGGCATTGCAGCGGCAGCGGACGTGCTAGAAGCTGTTGCGGAGGGCGCTCGCGCGTTCTGGGGGCGCGTGGATCCGGATGGAATAGCCGTGACAGTCTCAGAGCAGTTTCGCCACCCGGGGGAGGATCCGCATGTCCCGCCTAAAGGGCTGCCTTCACTCAAACTCCCATGGGAACTCCCCGCGCCTGAGATTCCGCATTACCTGGGGTGGCTGAACTATTGGTCCGCCGCTTCCGCACGGGCCATCGGCTTCCCGGACCCGGCCCGCGACGCCGTGCTGCTGTCACAGGCGAGGCGCACGGCGAGCGGGGGGTGGGTCGTGCAGCTCACCGATGCGCCGCTCGACCTGGACAACCCTGCTCACCTGGACGCGCTCAAACGGGCCTACGAGCGCTTCCCGGAGATCGGCGGGCGCGCAGCCCCTTGA
- a CDS encoding DUF2381 family protein produces MNPGAEPWTLAGAALVDKAGERVDLATWQQAPIPASGAGAVVVGIEGESAQLGCPCTLKLWEATGPRTVTLESVTFPEGKAKGP; encoded by the coding sequence ATTAACCCCGGGGCTGAGCCCTGGACGCTGGCGGGGGCGGCGCTGGTGGACAAGGCAGGGGAACGGGTGGACCTTGCGACATGGCAGCAGGCACCCATCCCCGCGAGTGGTGCCGGTGCCGTCGTGGTGGGCATCGAGGGGGAGTCCGCGCAGCTCGGCTGCCCCTGCACCCTCAAACTGTGGGAGGCAACCGGGCCGCGCACCGTCACCCTTGAGAGCGTCACTTTCCCCGAGGGCAAAGCGAAGGGGCCCTGA